In the genome of Aspergillus luchuensis IFO 4308 DNA, chromosome 2, nearly complete sequence, one region contains:
- the csmB gene encoding putative chitin synthase (CAZy:GT2_Chitin_synth;~COG:M;~EggNog:ENOG410PGZG;~InterPro:IPR029044,IPR014876,IPR004835,IPR036961, IPR001609,IPR027417,IPR001199,IPR036400;~PFAM:PF00173,PF13641,PF03142,PF08766,PF13632;~TransMembrane:6 (o731-751i767-787o1028-1046i1419-1442o1454-1473i1480-1503o);~antiSMASH:Cluster_2.6;~go_component: GO:0016459 - myosin complex [Evidence IEA];~go_function: GO:0003774 - motor activity [Evidence IEA];~go_function: GO:0004100 - chitin synthase activity [Evidence IEA];~go_function: GO:0005524 - ATP binding [Evidence IEA];~go_function: GO:0016758 - transferase activity, transferring hexosyl groups [Evidence IEA]) encodes MSTRFSVYSSHSAGVSSSRPSAPSTVTTTTLLNALHAHYNSGQPYQLDAGTSLVVNTWVTATRTNPNGQEGGTIDRDLALRAWEHARRRAEDGCIVLCSTHQSTPSIFEPFLAALPLTTPNIAFTALTALRPFLSAVTSFNPSYSLYSALSARYSINLKGDVVGLSLALSTSGINVRKGLLDIPTEAGYRAFDVFYYLLASISTPAEREFLNLKDASSYALLSKSGTYTPPAYLPTADDAAAAEDFRAALKSIGIKGAAQRGLLSTLAGLLKLGNATGFLVDQEDLEEACDEVGGLLGLDPEVLLHSCSTDDREVLISGIYEALVDWVIEKANEAISSELQAILDNDPSTSGGSGPGGQWTDDDTVSISVVDIPRPALGKAVAVRNVFDDNTGINAEMKEDGVTVPPVGHAIANDVSSAVAQVEADLGITTGSAWHEREYELGKRQEVLEKVGLEVDMDSFLRKLLLPVESEGITVGKRGRFDLPTTLGSSRVWHHISIHPTDDLPETLNTFSPTAAWSAGVVSRQLREWRLAEWANRRLRQIDFTADFDMDEFVGRYCRLGCAEGRDGVESWLMERGWTNGDAFVGHQRIWMRESAWWEAETMLDMKPDEPATANPFLYGNTMLDAGMPHYAGTPMAESTSLLGSRDDLLNHRQSTLAPSFHGGAKSIAPSVPQTLNMGGDYGLGSKGDTRKWDNPYSDEYAHYNNGELDPEVGDPKHIEKKPITQGRRIWVGFVWALTFWIPSFALRWFGRMKRPDVRMAWREKLVLMLIILLFNGVVCFYIIAFGDLLCPNKDKAWNEKQLSWHALDNDFYVSIHGNVYDITKFWRLQHSDSSIETTTSNMKPFAGEILDQYFTPPLTRFCSPYVTEQSVTLQFNNTNALEYPNAEHYCGSYHTPSTTTKLHNITWYEDIFLPKIKTYYKGPLVWSKSTVQKQATDSSRYWVIVHDKIYDLTDYFYTAELFDNDDTYAFLPSSVTDLFKNYAGEDVTDKWQNTTDFQQSQTCLDYVFYKGKVDFRDSPRCTVNNWILLSFTVLICAVILVKFVSALQLGSKRRPAPQDKFVICHVPAYTEGEDALRKGLDSLTALQYDNKRKLIFVICDGMIVGGGNDRPTPKIVLDILGVDPKVDPPALPCKSIGQGSEQLNYGKVYSGLYEYEGNVVPYIVVVKVGKESEQSRPKPGNRGKRDSQIMMMQFLNRVHHRSPMSPLELEIFHQINNVIGVDPELYEYCLMVDADTSVREDSLNRLVAACANDARIAGICGETSLQNEERSWWTMIQVYEYYISHHLAKAFESLFGSVTCLPGCFCMYRLRTADKGKPLIISDKVIEEYADNDVDTLHKKNLLSLGEDRFLTTLMTKHFPEMSYKFIPDAYASTAAPETWSVLLSQRRRWINSTVHNLVEVAMLKDMCGFCLFSMRFVVLVDLLGTVILPATCVYLGYLIYRVASHTGPFPMISIVILAGVYGLQAIIFLLKRQWQHIGWMIIYILAYPIYNFILPLYSFWKQDDFSWGSTRIVIGEQGNKRVVAVDDEGFDPRSVPLQRWDDYALANNLPGRRGDFGMSHEKMYSGRYDDMALEMDDMHSNYSSVKPASTILTGFPHHQGRHGSPYMPPQSPAPFANTPGNRNSHMSSLTRYTDQPFASGHMASRSVGNLSVPDGLTNRHSVGLMQSTENLLGRPNSRSPVGGISRPVSAFDFRGSGGPDEGSITEAIRACLAEVDLDTVTKKQVRALVEQRLQTTLIGDKRAFLDRQIDHELANM; translated from the exons ATGTCAACTCGTTTCTCGGTCTATTCTAGTCATTCCGCGGGCGTTTCCTCGTCCCGTCCAAGTGCTCCCTCAACTgtgacaacaacaacgcTGCTGAATGCGCTGCATGCACATTACAACTCGGGGCAACCCTATCAACTGGATGCAGGGACGAGCTTGGTGGTGAACACATGGGTTACCGCTACCCGGACAAATCCCAATGGTCAAGAAGGAGGGACGATAGATCGGGATTTGGCCCTCAGAGCTTGGGAACATGCACGAAGACGAGCAGAAGACGGTTGCATTGTGCTATG CTCAACCCATCAATCAACCCCATCTATATTTGAACCTTTCCTGGCGGCGCTACCTCTCACCACTCCGAACATCGCATTCACCGCTCTTACAGCTCTCCGACCCTTCCTGTCCGCTGTAACCTCCTTCAACCCTTCTTACTCTCTGTACTCTGCTCTGTCTGCTCGCTACTCCATTAACCTGAAAGGGGATGTTGTAGGCCTCTCACTGGCACTGTCCACGTCTGGCATCAATGTGCGCAAAGGCCTTCTTGATATCCCTACAGAGGCCGGTTATCGAGCATTTGACGTGTTCTATTACCTTCTAGCTTCGATCTCAACCCCAGCAGAGCGAGAGTTTCTGAACCTGAAAGATGCCTCCTCGTACGCTCTGCTCAGCAAGTCAGGTACATATACGCCGCCTGCGTACCTTCCCACCGCCGAcgacgctgctgctgcggaagaCTTCAGAGCTGCGCTCAAGTCGATCGGCATCAAGGGAGCGGCTCAGCGTGGTCTCCTGTCCACCCTTGCCGGTCTGCTAAAGCTTGGTAATGCCACTGGCTTTCTGGTTGACCAGGAAGATCTGGAGGAAGCATGTGATGAAGTGGGTGGTCTGCTCGGGTTGGATCCGGAAGTTCTGCTGCACAGTTGCTCCACTGATGATCGCGAGGTGCTGATCTCGGGGATTTACGAGGCACTGGTGGACTGGGTGATCGAAAAGGCCAACGAGGCCATTTCCAGCGAGCTTCAAGCGATTCTCGATAACGACCCCAGCACCAGTGGTGGCTCTGGTCCTGGCGGCCAGTGGACTGATGATGACACGGTCAGCATTTCTGTGGTGGATATTCCCAGACCTGCTCTAGGAAAAGCTGTGGCAGTTCGCAACGTGTTCGATGACAATACTGGTATCAACGCGGAAATGAAGGAGGATGGCGTCACTGTTCCTCCTGTGGGACATGCTATTGCAAACGATGTTTCCTCTGCGGTAGCCCAGGTCGAGGCGGACCTCGGAATCACCACGGGTTCTGCTTGGCACGAACGCGAGTATGAACTCGGCAAGCGACAAGAAGTGCTGGAGAAGGTTGGGCTGGAAGTCGACATGGACTCGTTCCTCCGAAAACTTTTGCTCCCTGTTGAATCCGAAGGTATTACGGTTGGGAAGCGGGGCCGTTTTGATCTACCCACCACGCTGGGAAGTAGCAGAGTCTGGCACCATATCTCCATCCACCCGACTGATGATCTGCCCGAGACACTCAACACCTTCTCGCCGACGGCCGCCTGGTCAGCCGGAGTCGTGTCCCGGCAATTGCGGGAATGGAGACTTGCTGAATGGGCCAACCGACGCCTCAGGCAGATTGACTTTACGGCCGACTTCGACATGGATGAGTTCGTCGGCCGTTATTGCCGTCTCGGATGCGCTGAAGGtcgggatggtgttgagagcTGGTTAATGGAGAGAGGCTGGACCAACGGAGATGCCTTCGTGGGTCACCAGCGAATCTGGATGAGAGAAAGTGCATGGTGGGAAGCTGAAACAATGCTTGACATGAAACCAGACGAGCCCGCGACGGCCAACCCTTTCCTGTACGGCAACACCATGCTCGATGCTGGGATGCCCCATTATGCGGGCACTCCTATGGCAGAATCCACCAGCCTTCTGGGCAGTCGAGATGACCTTCTCAACCACCGCCAGAGCACGTTGGCACCCAGCTTCCATGGAGGCGCCAAATCAATCGCTCCAAGTGTTCCCCAGACTCTAAACATGGGTGGCGATTATGGTCTCGGCTCGAAGGGTGATACTAGGAAGTGGGACAATCCGTATTCTGACGAATACGCCCATTATAACAACGGCGAGCTCGATCCTGAAGTCGGCGACCCCAAACACATTGAAAAGAAGCCCATCACTCAAGGCCGACGCATCTGGGTCGGCTTTGTCTGGGCATTGACTTTCTGGATTCCATCGTTTGCTCTGCGCTGGTTTGGCCGGATGAAGCGTCCCGATGTCCGGATGGCCTGGCGCGAGAAGCTCGTTCTTATGCTTATCATTCTGCTGTTCAACGGTGTGGTTTGCTTTTACATTATTGCCTTTGGTGATCTGCTCTGCCCGAACAAGGACAAAGCTTGGAATGAGAAGCAACTTAGTTGGCATGCTCTCGACAACGATTTCTATGTCAGTATTCACGGAAACGTCTACGACATTACCAAGTTCTGGAGACTTCAGCACAGTGATTCTTCGATTGAAACAACAACGAGCAACATGAAGCCATTCGCGGGTGAGATTCTGGATCAGTATTTCACCCCTCCGTTGACTCGCTTCTGCTCGCCATACGTGACGGAGCAGTCAGTCACTCTGCAGTTTAACAACACCAATGCCCTCGAGTATCCCAATGCAGAGCACTACTGTGGATCTTATCACACCCccagtaccaccaccaagctgCACAACATTACTTGGTATGAGGACATCTTTTTGCCCAAGATCAAGACCTATTACAAGGGTCCCCTGGTTTGGTCGAAGAGCACCGTACAAAAACAAGCAACGGATAGTTCACGGTATTGGGTTATCGTTCACGATAAAATCTATGACCTCACGGACTACTTCTATACCGCCGAATTGTTCGATAATGACGACACTTACGCCTTCCTACCGTCGAGCGTAACCGACTTGTTCAAGAATTATGCGGGCGAGGATGTTACCGACAAATGGCAGAACACAACAGACTTCCAGCAGTCACAGACGTGTCTTGACTATGTCTTCTATAAAGGCAAAGTGGATTTCCGTGACAGCCCCCGCTGTACGGTTAACAACTGGATTCTTCTCTCGTTCACGGTTCTCATCTGCGCTGTTATTCTCGTTAAGTTTGTTAGTGCCCTTCAACTTGGCTCCAAGCGTCGACCTGCACCACAGGATAAGTTCGTTATCTGCCATGTGCCGGCGTACACAGAAGGTGAGGATGCGCTGCGTAAAGGTCTCGACTCCCTCACGGCTCTTCAGTACGACAACAAGAGGAAGCTCATCTTTGTCATTTGCGACGGTATGATTGTTGGTGGCGGAAATGATCGTCCTACGCCTAAGATTGTTCTCGATATTCTGGGAGTCGATCCCAAGGTTGATCCCCCGGCGTTGCCGTGCAAGTCCATTGGCCAGGGTAGCGAGCAGCTGAACTACGGCAAAGTGTATTCTGGTCTTTACGAGTATGAGGGTAACGTGGTCCCGTATATTGTCGTTGTCAAGGTCGGCAAAGAGTCGGAGCAGAGTCGGCCCAAACCTGGAAACAGGGGTAAGCGTGACTCACagatcatgatgatgcagttcCTCAATCGGGTACACCATCGTTCACCTATGTCGccgctggagctggagatcTTCCACCAAATCAACAATGTCATCGGTGTTGACCCTGAGCTCTACGAATACTGTCTGATGGTGGACGCCGATACCAGTGTCCGAGAAGATTCACTCAACCGTCTGGTTGCCGCTTGTGCCAACGATGCACGCATTGCCGGTATTTGTGGTGAGACCAGTCTGCAAAATGAAGAGCGAAGTTGGTGGACGATGATTCAGGTGTATGAGTACTATATTTCGCATCACCTGGCCAAGGCGTTCGAGTCGCTTTTCGGTAGTGTCACATGTCTTCCCGGATG TTTCTGCATGTACCGTCTGCGGACGGCCGACAAGGGCAAGCCTCTGATCATCTCTGACAAGGTTATTGAGGAGTATGCAGACAATGATGTTGATACTCTTCATAAGAAGAACCTCCTGTCGCTTGGTGAGGATCGTTTCCTGACTACGCTTATGACGAAGCACTTCCCGGAGATGTCCTACAAGTTCATTCCGGATGCGTACGCCAGTACGGCCGCGCCAGAGACCTGGTCAGTCTTGCTGTCGCAGCGTCGGCGTTGGATCAACTCAACCGTGCACAACCTGGTGGAAGTGGCCATGCTGAAAGATATGTGCGGATTCTGCTTGTTCAGTATGCGATTCGTCGTGTTGGTTGATCTTCTCGGAACGGTCATCCTGCCTGCGACTTGTGTCTACCTGGGCTACCTGATCTACCGCGTTGCCAGTCATACCGGTCCCTTCCCTATGATTTCGATTGTCATCCTGGCAGGTGTGTATGGTCTCCAGGcgatcatcttccttctgaaACGGCAGTGGCAGCACATTGGCTGGATGATCATCTACATTTTAGCCTATCCTATCTACAACTTCATTCTCCCGCTCTATTCGTTCTGGAAACAGGACGACTTCAGTTGGGGTAGCACGCGTATTGTCATTGGAGAACAGGGCAACAAGCGCGTGGTGGCAGTGGACGATGAGGGCTTCGACCCGCGCAGTGTGCCGCTACAGCGCTGGGATGACTACGCGCTGGCCAACAACCTGCCGGGACGGCGCGGTGACTTTGGTATGAGCCATGAGAAGATGTACAGTGGCCGTTATGATGACATGgcgctggagatggatgacATGCACTCGAACTATTCCTCGGTGAAGCCGGCGTCGACGATCCTGACTGGGTTCCCGCATCACCAGGGCCGCCACGGCAGCCCGTACATGCCCCCGCAATCTCCAGCACCGTTTGCCAACACCCCGGGTAACCGCAACTCGCACATGTCGAGTCTTACGCGATACACAGATCAGCCGTTTGCCAGTGGACATATGGCGTCACGGTCGGTGGGCAATCTCAGTGTGCCGGATGGATTGACGAACCGCCACAGCGTGGGTCTGATGCAAAGCACGGAGAACCTGCTCGGACGGCCCAACTCGCGCAGTCCCGTAGGTGGGATATCGCGGCCTGTGAGTGCGTTTGACTTCCGGGGAAGCGGCGGGCCCGACGAGGGGTCGATCACCGAGGCGATCCGCGCCTGTTTGGCGGAGGTAGATCTGGACACGGTGACGAAGAAGCAGG TGCGCGCATTAGTTGAGCAGCGACTACAAACGACGTTGATAGGCGACAAGCGGGCGTTCCTCGACCGACAAATTGACCACGAGCTGGCCAATATGTAA
- a CDS encoding uncharacterized protein (COG:S;~EggNog:ENOG410PS1T;~InterPro:IPR009395;~PFAM:PF06320;~antiSMASH:Cluster_2.6;~go_component: GO:0031083 - BLOC-1 complex [Evidence IEA]) produces the protein MPPTPEKSKETLEAKSAFSATLLNIGGTHASPLVERAHTITENAAALDKQQAELEAHTAALAKQNESWDKLAGEARDGLKEIGDVQNWAEVVERELLVLEEMMGYVESKGDHDHDGGEGDGDGMNGGIGDDRNGVGKGKGVSSDTVDGGGGGGGGGDGGTTSGSGSSESRSGSGSSSWFKWW, from the coding sequence ATGCCCCCCACCCccgagaaaagcaaagaaacccTAGAAGCCAAATCGGCCTTCAGCGCGACGCTCCTCAACATCGGCGGCACACATGCCTCTCCGCTAGTGGAGCGCGCACACACCATCACAGAGAATGCCGCGGCGCTGGACAAGCAGCAAGCGGAGCTGGAAGCACATACGGCTGCGCTGGCGAAGCAGAATGAAAGCTGGGATAAGTTGGCGGGGGAGGCGCGGGATgggttgaaggagattggGGACGTGCAGAAttgggcggaggtggtggagagggagttgttggtgttggaggagatgatggggtaTGTGGAGAGTAAGGgagatcatgatcatgatggtggggagggggatggggatgggatgaatgGGGGTATTGGTGATGATAGGAATGGGgttgggaaggggaagggggttAGTAGTGATactgttgatggtggtggtggtggtggtggtggtggtgatggaggtactactagtggtagtggtagtagtgaaAGTAGGAGTGGAAGTGGATCATCATCGTGGTTCAAGTGGTGGTAG
- a CDS encoding non-ribosomal peptide synthetase (COG:I;~EggNog:ENOG410PKUW;~InterPro:IPR000873,IPR020845,IPR009081,IPR006162, IPR036736,IPR042099,IPR023213,IPR001242;~PFAM:PF00501,PF00668,PF00550;~SMCOG1002:AMP-dependent synthetase and ligase;~antiSMASH:Cluster_2.6;~go_function: GO:0003824 - catalytic activity [Evidence IEA]) — MLAVLRAGGTCVPLDPGHPPSHIQTIVRWTRAKLVLTSPRTRYLIHADCGAEVITLPLQGLAAHATAKTWTEPSYHDAAFVMFTSGSTGEPKGTIMEHVNLCTSIRDHSLPLGISSSSRAIHFASYSFDASIYEVFSVLANGGCVCIPSESDRVGNLAGFMREAHVNHATFTPSIINRLLQPEQVPELETIILAGEVVTQDIVDVWSPHCRLVTGYGPAEATVCAAAGTIDASSWAAGMIGPVTGGVGWVTVPSDVSRLAPIGAVGELVIEGPIVTRGYLHDTARTAAAYISPPHWLIGFRGKEKPGRLYRTGDLVQYTDNGWIRFVGRKDTQIKLRGQRIELSLVEHHVRQCFREAADIITDIVLREGIPTLIAFIAQIPSDSGEDADNPGDACNGCSLFLKTCTSFRAHVQAATAQLKSLLPVYMVPTIFLRLAYVPRTRSDKLDRQHLRDQASRLSNDQIQALSASSEGFLSSTLHPPRSARERVFQQLWATVLNISVDRIGTQDDFFELGGDSIQAMRIISLLRREGLTLDVSDIFAWPVLEAQAHGAQEYANLTEMEPYYPGSLLNIKPEDLGAFAVCELAPACPGLEVEDIEDILPTTEFQRHFLKQSEIRWLQLPLPMEIDSARLEKACHVLVDRHPLFRSVFLPYRGGYLQVLFRRLQFQLIQIRCDEELDAFVDRICLSNSSAGVSWGTPYFQALLITKAPSKSVLLIRCSHAQHDGEYQTLIIQDLISAYERGGLDEAPPPSFALYLRHRQKQANPQTYEFWKQYLQNSTMTALSLTGSDSNLSLEVNRTIPLPTPPRGITISSLVKAAWAVVLAQVTRQRDVVFGHVLNGRDTPIEGIHAISGPCTTISPLRISIRLPSENAALDLLHHVQDQYTRALPYAGVDFEAIREHSTSWPANASFYSVQAHQNGAAMRTRFKFHGHDCALGYRIIGGMPLLSVSTFPLQDQGQLKVSIIISSRLGSLEDIEDLLGRYCSAIGNLDRGVIPL; from the coding sequence ATGTTAGCTGTTCTGCGAGCTGGCGGCACGTGCGTGCCCTTAGATCCAGGTCATCCCCCAAGTCATATCCAGACTATTGTTCGCTGGACAAGAGCTAAATTGGTTTTGACATCTCCCCGAACCCGCTATCTTATCCATGCAGACTGTGGTGCTGAGGTGATAACTCTACCCTTACAGGGGCTGGCAGCACACGCGACCGCCAAAACTTGGACAGAGCCCTCCTACCACGATGCTGCATTTGTCATGTTCACGTCTGGCAGTACGGGTGAGCCCAAAGGAACCATCATGGAGCATGTGAATCTCTGTACAAGCATCCGAGATCATAGCCTGCCGTTGGGCATCAGCTCATCCAGCCGCGCTATACATTTTGCCTCGTACTCCTTTGATGCTAGTATCTACGAAGTGTTCTCTGTGTTAGCCAACGGGGGCTGTGTCTGCATTCCTTCCGAATCAGACCGTGTCGGCAATTTGGCTGGGTTTATGCGCGAGGCGCATGTTAATCATGCCACCTTCAcgccatcaatcatcaatcgaCTGCTCCAGCCTGAGCAAGTTCCAGAGCTTGAAACAATTATCTTGGCGGGAGAGGTAGTTACTCAAGATATTGTCGACGTCTGGTCACCACATTGCAGATTGGTCACTGGATACGGACCTGCAGAGGCAACTGTCTGTGCTGCCGCTGGCACTATCGATGCCAGCTCTTGGGCCGCTGGCATGATAGGGCCCGTGACCGGAGGTGTTGGATGGGTTACTGTACCATCGGACGTGTCTCGTCTTGCACCCATAGGTGCTGTGGGGGAGTTGGTGATTGAAGGGCCGATTGTCACTCGTGGCTATCTGCATGACACAGCACGAACGGCTGCAGCATATATAAGTCCGCCGCATTGGTTGATTGGATTtcgggggaaagaaaagccaGGTCGGCTCTATCGCACCGGCGATTTAGTACAGTATACCGATAACGGATGGATACGATTCGTGGGTCGAAAAGACACACAAATCAAATTGCGCGGTCAGCGCATTGAGCTATCGCTCGTCGAACATCACGTACGACAGTGCTTCAGGGAGGCAGCGGATATCATCACCGATATCGTTCTACGTGAGGGGATTCCTACACTGATCGCGTTCATTGCCCAGATACCGTCTGATAGTGGTGAGGATGCTGATAATCCTGGCGACGCTTGTAACGGCTGCAGCTTGTTTCTGAAAACCTGCACATCGTTTCGAGCGCACGTCCAGGCAGCGACCGCACAACTAAAATCTCTATTGCCCGTGTATATGGTTCCTACCATATTCTTACGTCTCGCGTACGTGCCACGAACAAGAAGCGATAAGTTGGACCGACAACATCTTCGTGACCAAGCCTCCCGCCTTTCTAACGATCAGATCCAAGCCTTGTCGGCGAGTTCGGAAGGTTTCCTATCAAGCACCTTGCATCCTCCACGGTCAGCGCGGGAGCGCGTATTCCAGCAGCTCTGGGCCACAGTTCTGAACATCTCCGTGGATAGGATTGGAACCCAAGACGACTTTTTCGAACTGGGCGGTGACTCCATCCAAGCCATGAGAATTATTAGTTTGTTAAGGAGAGAAGGGCTGACACTGGATGTATCCGATATCTTTGCGTGGCCAGTGCTAGAAGCTCAGGCCCACGGTGCGCAGGAATATGCAAATCTAACGGAGATGGAGCCGTACTATCCCGGGTCGCTTCTCAATATCAAGCCTGAAGATCTTGGAGCCTTTGCTGTCTGCGAACTAGCTCCAGCCTGTCCAGGTTTAGAGGTCGAGGATATAGAAGACATCCTTCCTACCACAGAGTTTCAACGTCATTTCCTGAAACAATCCGAGATTCGGTGGTTGCAGCTTCCTCTGCCGATGGAGATTGACTCTGCACGCCTAGAGAAGGCGTGCCATGTTTTGGTAGATCGGCACCCCTTGTTTCGCTCTGTATTTCTGCCATATCGCGGCGGATACTTGCAGGTACTCTTTCGGCGTCTCCAGTTCCAACTCATACAGATCAGGTGTGATGAGGAGCTTGACGCATTTGTTGATCGCATTTGCTTGAGTAACTCCTCAGCCGGAGTTTCGTGGGGAACACCTTACTTCCAGGCTTTGCTCATAACGAAAGCTCCGTCGAAGTCAGTCCTACTCATACGCTGCAGCCATGCCCAACACGACGGAGAATATCAGACTTTGATAATCCAGGACCTTATTTCGGCATATGAGAGAGGAGGACTCGACGaggcccctcctccctcattTGCGCTGTACTTGCGGCACCGCCAAAAGCAGGCGAATCCGCAGACATACGAGTTCTGGAAGCAGTATTTGCAGAACAGTACAATGACTGCCCTCAGTCTCACAGGATCAGACAGCAATCTGTCCCTCGAGGTCAACAGAACCATTCCTCTTCCCACACCACCCCGTGGGATCACCATATCATCCCTCGTGAAGGCCGCCTGGGCCGTAGTTCTAGCTCAAGTCACCAGACAACGGGATGTTGTATTCGGCCACGTCCTAAACGGGCGCGACACGCCCATTGAGGGCATCCATGCTATTTCTGGGCCCTGCACGACTATCTCCCCACTTCGAATCTCCATTCGCTTGCCTTCCGAAAACGCGGCCCTCGATCTTTTGCATCACGTGCAAGATCAATACACACGAGCCTTGCCATATGCTGGAGTAGATTTTGAGGCAATCCGCGAGCACTCGACGTCGTGGCCTGCGAATGCATCCTTCTACAGTGTTCAAGCGCATCAGAACGGCGCCGCCATGCGCACACGTTTCAAATTCCACGGTCATGACTGTGCTTTGGGATATCGTATAATAGGCGGCATGCCATTATTATCGGTGTCGACGTTCCCTTTGCAGGATCAGGGGCAATTGAAGGTCAGCATTATTATCTCCAGTCGACTGGGGAGTTTGGAAGACATTGAGGATCTGTTGGGTCGATACTGCTCGGCTATAGGGAATTTGGACCGTGGAGTGATTCCTCtttga